The Aedes albopictus strain Foshan chromosome 2, AalbF5, whole genome shotgun sequence region CGAGTTATTCGGTCTACATTCGTCTTTGTTCGTATTGGTGCGAAGAGTTGCATGGATTCGCCGTTTCATCCACAATTGTCGACACCCAGAAGAAGTACGCAGCGGAAACATCAACCACATCGAACACCAAGAAGCCATGCTGTCGCTGGTACGTCTGGCCCAGAACGAATCGTTTCCAGAAGAGATTTCTGCACTACAGCGCGGAAATCAAGTAAAACCGTCATCTCCAATCCACAAACTCTGGCCAATACTCGTCGAAGGTGTACTGCGTGTCGGTGGTAGACTTTCCGAAGCACCTGTGTCATCAACTCGTAAGCATCCAGCGATTCTCTGTTACCGGCATCCCCTGAGCAAACTGATCGTAGTAGACTACCACTTGAGGCTGTTTCACGCGGGTCAACAGCTGCTAACCAGCAGTGTACGAGAGAAGTACTGGCCCACTCAAATCCGTCGACTAGCAAACACGATTATCCACGAATGTGTATCCTGTTTCCGTAACAAGCCGAAGGTGTTAGATCAGCTCATGGCAAACCTACCGTCAGAACGTGTATCGCCAGCACCGCCATTCGTGAAGGTTGGTGTGGACTATTGCGGGCCATTCTTCGTTGCCAACTCCAACCGACGCGCAGCTCCACGGAAATATTTTCTCGCTGTCTTCGTGTGCTTGGTGACTAAGGCAGTTCACCTTGAACTGGTTGGAGATCTGACCAGTGCTGCCTTTATTGCTGCGTTCAAACGTTTTGTCGCACGTCGAGGTAAACCCGTCCTGGTAATGTGTGACAATGCTCTCAATTTTGTCGGAGCAAGACGTGAGCTCAGCGAATTGCACCGATTGTTTCGCAACCAAAAATTCCAGGAGTCAGTTGCAGAAAGCGCAGAAGAAGACGAAATTGAATTCCGATTCATTCCGGCAAGATCGCCCAACTTCGGCGGCCTCTGGGAGGCCGCGGTCAAATCGTTCAAAGGCCATTTCAAGCGCACCGTTGGGTCGAAGATTCTGCCACACGACGCCATGCATACAGCAATCGTGCAAATAGAAGTGATCCTGAATTCCCGTCCGCTGACACCCGTTAGCAGTGATCCAATGGACTTCGAGGCATTGACCCCAGGTCATTTCCTCATTCAGAGACCACTAACCGCTGTTCCCGAACCAGACCTCAGCCATCTTCCGAAAAACCGCCTTTCACTGTGGCAAGAAATGCAAGACTTCGTGCAGCACATGTGGAAAGTATGGTCAAGGCAATACTTGTCCGACCTCAACAACCGAACGAAGTGGACACGTCAGCGAAACAATATCTCTGTCGGTACAATGGTTGTTGTAAGGGAAGATAATCTTCCCCCACTGAAATGGAAGTTGGGGCGAATAGTACAGGTCCACGCGGGTACCGATGGAAACATCCGCGTGGTTACGGTTAAAACACAGGATGGCCTGTTCCGTAGAGCAATATCCAAGATATGTGTCCTTCCCATCCGGGACAATCAAACTGATTCCACTACCGAAGATCATTGATTCTATTGCTTCAGCGCTTCGGCGCTTACGGTCAAACCAATTTGGGATCCATGAGCCGTTCCAACCAGTGTCCAGTCCTGTTCAGTAGTCAAGCATGTATTCTGTCCGTCCATGATGTCCTGTCCAGTTCAGCATTACTTCAATTTCGTCCTGTGAGGTCTGACACAACCGTGTCAGCAAGTCCAAATGTCCTGTCCAATCAGTGTGCCCAAATGCAATTTACTGTTGAAATGCCATTTGTCATCGTAGTTGAAGAAGTTGTCCAGTGTGTGCAGCCTATCCAATGAAGGGGATCCATGGTACCACCCCTCTCAACGTAACAATTCGGATCACCAATGGGTTTGGCCAACTCAAATTGGTGACTTCCTCTAAGTTGAAGTCCGTGCTGCCGCACAACAGCCTCGACGAAGTTCTACGAGCAACCATTCCTACGACGAGAGTCGTCGTCACCGGCGCCGAGGGCGCTCGCGGAGGCCAGGAGGCCTCCGCGTCAGGCAAGTTTCTTTCAGTTTGGGTTATATAGTTGTAAAAGCACCCGTTCATCTTATAGGGCAATGCCACCGGGTCAGGAGACCCTCAGATCGTCATCGACATCTAGTATTTGTCATCGTCGTCATCAGCGCCGAGGGCGCTCGCGGAGGCCAGGAGGCCTCCGCGCCAGGCAAGTTTCTTTCAGTTTGGGTTATATAGTTGTAAAAGCACCCGTTCATATTATAGGACAATGCCACCGGGTCAGGAGACCCTCGGATCGTCATGGACATTTCGTATCAGTCATCCAGCCATCCGTTTGCTCAAGCATCATCGTGGAACAAGGCTCAGTCGCATCCTGTGCAAGGTCTTCGTCAGGAAGGTCACCTCGGTTCGGTCTCAGATGTATTCCGAAGTTTCCCCAGCGTACAACATTACTCCGATCGGACGGATCGTAAGTGATGCTCCCAGAAGTCGTCGTTCAACAACCAAGTCGCAGCCATCTGAAGTCAAACCAGCaatatcaacagcagcagcagcagtcagtgTCAGTACAGAACTACTGTTCCTTAGTGTCGAATAATGTATCGTTAGAATATAAGCATTACGAGTATAGAGATGTAGAGTAGGGAATTTGAAATCGATATTTCAAGGCGGCCGGTATGTCGCAGCATAATCTATTTGTGGTCAGCTATCCCCTATGGTTCAAACCA contains the following coding sequences:
- the LOC134286540 gene encoding uncharacterized protein LOC134286540, whose amino-acid sequence is MQQFWQEYRLNLTALSSFSIPRWIGYKAEAVSMELHGFCDASDKAYGACIYTRCTLMDSSVEVRLLIAKSRVALLEDLKRNKKRLSTPRLELSSALLLCHLYEKVKASIRIPHNASFWTDSTIVVHWLSSLPSRWRIFVANRVSEIQHITKGFVWNHVAGAENPVDVISRGMTPAQLLYHSIWLEGPAWLRRDRSTWPVASPEEDFDRTLLEERSAVAIPAQSKPNSELFGLHSSLFVLVRRVAWIRRFIHNCRHPEEVRSGNINHIEHQEAMLSLVRLAQNESFPEEISALQRGNQVKPSSPIHKLWPILVEGVLRVGGRLSEAPVSSTRKHPAILCYRHPLSKLIVVDYHLRLFHAGQQLLTSSVREKYWPTQIRRLANTIIHECVSCFRNKPKVLDQLMANLPSERVSPAPPFVKVGVDYCGPFFVANSNRRAAPRKYFLAVFVCLVTKAVHLELVGDLTSAAFIAAFKRFVARRGKPVLVMCDNALNFVGARRELSELHRLFRNQKFQESVAESAEEDEIEFRFIPARSPNFGGLWEAAVKSFKGHFKRTVGSKILPHDAMHTAIVQIEVILNSRPLTPVSSDPMDFEALTPGHFLIQRPLTAVPEPDLSHLPKNRLSLWQEMQDFVQHMWKVWSRQYLSDLNNRTKWTRQRNNISVGTMVVVREDNLPPLKWKLGRIVQVHAGTDGNIRVVTVKTQDGLFRRAISKICVLPIRDNQTDSTTEDH